One Helianthus annuus cultivar XRQ/B chromosome 7, HanXRQr2.0-SUNRISE, whole genome shotgun sequence genomic region harbors:
- the LOC110869152 gene encoding U-box domain-containing protein 35 isoform X2: MEDGKITALDNLATPSYLVVALAVNGSKKNKYVVKWALDKFVPEGMLLFRLFFIRPKITRIPTPMGLVPVSQVREDLVIAYRKEVECETYEKLLPFKNMCATRKVEVDIVQIESDDVVDAIKQEIIKHKINKLVIGASSKGIFSRGQNLSSRISESIPSFCTVYVISKGVLSSLRAADSETIGSSKDDSNSSDSSSVTSSSFLTPSSRTEWTDQGSATSYSQSFSNSLPMQRFEALSSINRTLLKKTPLESSENKFLESCEGDDATVSNASNPDYFNENSIVSSSRSFRTESQSWTSDQDSIPDAPSEIALENQPEIQDNSINFELEKLRVELRHVRGMYAIAQSESLDASRKLNDVQKLQLEESTKLKDLEVKEQEAKSLAEEEKKQHEAAKRLAKYAKECIRREAALRKEAEETALRDSRDKEKFQHAITGTSLQYQEFTWEEIEAACSSFSEDLKIGTGGNGTVYKSSFHHMVAAVKVLHSQEAHRTKQFQQELEVLSRIRHPHLLILIGACVDHGCLVYEYMENGSLDERLFRKNDTPPIPWFDRFRIVWEVASALNFLHNAKPKSIVHRDLKPANILLDKNLVSKIGDVGLSTMLQSDFSSTSTIYKDTSPAGTLCYIDPEYQRTGLVFPKSDVYALGMVILQLLTARPAIAVTHVVETALENDELGSVLDQDAGEWPIDEAKELAYLGLSCAELRRKDRPDLKNKVLPVLERLKVVADAAQRSTSMTRPTPPNHFICPIRKDVMVDPCVAADGYTYDRRAIEQWLEESDSSPMTNLPLTSRSLTPNYTLLSAIMEWKSTT, translated from the exons ATGGAGGATGGAAAGATTACAGCGTTAGATAATTTAGCAACACCTTCGTATTTGGTCGTCGCTTTAGCGGTCAATGGAAGTAAGAAAAACAAATATGTTGTTAAATGGGCATTGGATAAGTTTGTTCCAGAGGGTATGCTTCTGTTCAGATTGTTCTTCATTCGACCGAAAATCACCAGAATTCCGACACCAA tggGTTTGGTTCCAGTTTCACAAGTGCGAGAGGATTTGGTGATTGCTTACAGGAAGGAAGTCGAATGCGAGACGTACGAAAAACTCCTTCCTTTCAAGAACATGTGTGCTACGAGAAAG GTGGAGGTAGATATCGTGCAAATTGAATCAGATGATGTTGTAGATGCAATAAAACAAGAAATTATAAAACACAAGATTAATAAACTAGTAATTGGAGCTTCATCAAAAGGCATATTCTCAAG GGGGCAGAATTTGTCGTCAAGAATCTCTGAAAGCATTCCGAGCTTTTGTACGGTTTATGTTATTTCAAAAGGGGTATTATCTTCACTCAGGGCTGCTGATTCGGAAACCATTGGATCCAGTAAAGATGACAGCAATAGTAGTGATTCAAGCTCGGTCACCAGTTCTTCATTTCTAACCCCAAGCTCCCGAACAG AATGGACAGACCAAGGCTCTGCTACATCTTATTCCCAATCCTTTTCAAATTCGCTACCAATGCAACGTTTTGAAGCACTTTCATCCATAAATCGTACCCTTCTAAAAAAAACTCCTTTAGAAAGTTCCGAAAATAAGTTTCTTGAAAGTTGTGAAGGAGACGATGCAACGGTTTCCAATGCCAGTAATCCTGATTATTTTAATGAAAATAGTATAGTTTCGAGCAGTAGAAGCTTCCGGACTGAAAGCCAGTCTTGGACATCTGATCAAGATTCAATACCAGATGCACCTTCAGAAATTGCACTAGAAAATCAACCAGAAATTCAG GATAATAGTATTAACTTTGAGCTGGAAAAACTGAGAGTTGAACTCAGGCATGTTCGCGGGATGTATGCAATTGCGCAAAGCGAGTCCCTTGATGCATCTCGAAAG CTGAATGATGTTCAGAAACTGCAACTAGAGGAATCAACTAAACTCAAAGATTTAGAGGTTAAAGAACAAGAAGCAAAATCATTAGCCGAAGAAGAGAAGAAGCAACACGAAGCCGCTAAAAGACTAGCTAAGTATGCAAAAGAATGCATCAGAAGAGAAGCTGCTCTAAGAAAAGAAGCAGAAGAGACGGCATTAAGAGATTCCCGAGATAAAGAAAAGTTTCAACATGCCATAACCGGAACTTCATTGCAGTACCAGGAGTTCACGTGGGAAGAAATTGAGGCTGCGTGTTCTTCGTTTTCTGAAGATCTTAAAATTGGAACCGGAGGAAATGGGACCGTATACAAATCAAGCTTTCATCATATGGTTGCTGCCGTCAAAGTTCTTCATTCTCAAGAAGCTCATAGAACCAAACAATTTCAACAAGAG CTTGAAGTATTGAGCAGAATCCGGCATCCTCATTTGCTTATTCTAATCGGTGCGTGTGTGGATCATGGCTGTTTGGTTTACGAGTACATGGAAAACGGGAGTTTGGACGAGCGATTATTTCGCAAAAACGACACACCACCGATCCCATGGTTCGACCGGTTCCGTATCGTGTGGGAAGTAGCATCAGCTCTAAACTTCCTTCATAATGCGAAACCGAAATCCATCGTTCATCGTGACCTAAAACCAGCAAATATACTGCTTGATAAAAATCTCGTGAGCAAAATAGGGGACGTTGGTCTTTCAACAATGCTTCAATCGGACTTCTCTTCCACATCCACCATTTACAAAGACACGAGTCCAGCAGGAACCCTTTGTTACATCGATCCAGAGTATCAACGAACAGGATTAGTGTTTCCAAAATCCGATGTATACGCTCTTGGTATGGTGATTTTGCAGCTGCTGACCGCAAGACCAGCAATTGCAGTTACTCATGTGGTGGAAACAGCTCTTGAAAACGATGAGTTAGGCAGTGTGTTGGATCAAGATGCAGGCGAATGGCCGATTGATGAAGCGAAAGAGTTAGCATATTTGGGGTTGAGCTGCGCTGAGCTTCGAAGAAAAGATAGACCAGATTTGAAAAACAAGGTTCTTCCTGTATTGGAACGACTAAAAGTAGTCGCAGATGCAGCTCAAAGATCCACCTCCATGACGCGACCCACCCCTCCTAACCACTTCATATGCCCAATACGCAAG GATGTTATGGTTGATCCATGTGTTGCTGCTGATGGCTATACGTACGATCGCAGGGCGATAGAGCAATGGCTTGAAGAGAGTGATAGCTCCCCGATGACTAATTTACCGTTGACGAGTAGGAGCTTAACGCCTAATTACACGCTTCTTTCGGCAATCATGGAGTGGAAATCAACCACCTAA
- the LOC110869152 gene encoding U-box domain-containing protein 35 isoform X3, which translates to MEDGKITALDNLATPSYLVVALAVNGSKKNKYVVKWALDKFVPEGMLLFRLFFIRPKITRIPTPSEFPNKVGLVPVSQVREDLVIAYRKEVECETYEKLLPFKNMCATRKVEVDIVQIESDDVVDAIKQEIIKHKINKLVIGASSKGIFSRAADSETIGSSKDDSNSSDSSSVTSSSFLTPSSRTEWTDQGSATSYSQSFSNSLPMQRFEALSSINRTLLKKTPLESSENKFLESCEGDDATVSNASNPDYFNENSIVSSSRSFRTESQSWTSDQDSIPDAPSEIALENQPEIQDNSINFELEKLRVELRHVRGMYAIAQSESLDASRKLNDVQKLQLEESTKLKDLEVKEQEAKSLAEEEKKQHEAAKRLAKYAKECIRREAALRKEAEETALRDSRDKEKFQHAITGTSLQYQEFTWEEIEAACSSFSEDLKIGTGGNGTVYKSSFHHMVAAVKVLHSQEAHRTKQFQQELEVLSRIRHPHLLILIGACVDHGCLVYEYMENGSLDERLFRKNDTPPIPWFDRFRIVWEVASALNFLHNAKPKSIVHRDLKPANILLDKNLVSKIGDVGLSTMLQSDFSSTSTIYKDTSPAGTLCYIDPEYQRTGLVFPKSDVYALGMVILQLLTARPAIAVTHVVETALENDELGSVLDQDAGEWPIDEAKELAYLGLSCAELRRKDRPDLKNKVLPVLERLKVVADAAQRSTSMTRPTPPNHFICPIRKDVMVDPCVAADGYTYDRRAIEQWLEESDSSPMTNLPLTSRSLTPNYTLLSAIMEWKSTT; encoded by the exons ATGGAGGATGGAAAGATTACAGCGTTAGATAATTTAGCAACACCTTCGTATTTGGTCGTCGCTTTAGCGGTCAATGGAAGTAAGAAAAACAAATATGTTGTTAAATGGGCATTGGATAAGTTTGTTCCAGAGGGTATGCTTCTGTTCAGATTGTTCTTCATTCGACCGAAAATCACCAGAATTCCGACACCAAGTGAGTTTCCTAATAAAG tggGTTTGGTTCCAGTTTCACAAGTGCGAGAGGATTTGGTGATTGCTTACAGGAAGGAAGTCGAATGCGAGACGTACGAAAAACTCCTTCCTTTCAAGAACATGTGTGCTACGAGAAAG GTGGAGGTAGATATCGTGCAAATTGAATCAGATGATGTTGTAGATGCAATAAAACAAGAAATTATAAAACACAAGATTAATAAACTAGTAATTGGAGCTTCATCAAAAGGCATATTCTCAAG GGCTGCTGATTCGGAAACCATTGGATCCAGTAAAGATGACAGCAATAGTAGTGATTCAAGCTCGGTCACCAGTTCTTCATTTCTAACCCCAAGCTCCCGAACAG AATGGACAGACCAAGGCTCTGCTACATCTTATTCCCAATCCTTTTCAAATTCGCTACCAATGCAACGTTTTGAAGCACTTTCATCCATAAATCGTACCCTTCTAAAAAAAACTCCTTTAGAAAGTTCCGAAAATAAGTTTCTTGAAAGTTGTGAAGGAGACGATGCAACGGTTTCCAATGCCAGTAATCCTGATTATTTTAATGAAAATAGTATAGTTTCGAGCAGTAGAAGCTTCCGGACTGAAAGCCAGTCTTGGACATCTGATCAAGATTCAATACCAGATGCACCTTCAGAAATTGCACTAGAAAATCAACCAGAAATTCAG GATAATAGTATTAACTTTGAGCTGGAAAAACTGAGAGTTGAACTCAGGCATGTTCGCGGGATGTATGCAATTGCGCAAAGCGAGTCCCTTGATGCATCTCGAAAG CTGAATGATGTTCAGAAACTGCAACTAGAGGAATCAACTAAACTCAAAGATTTAGAGGTTAAAGAACAAGAAGCAAAATCATTAGCCGAAGAAGAGAAGAAGCAACACGAAGCCGCTAAAAGACTAGCTAAGTATGCAAAAGAATGCATCAGAAGAGAAGCTGCTCTAAGAAAAGAAGCAGAAGAGACGGCATTAAGAGATTCCCGAGATAAAGAAAAGTTTCAACATGCCATAACCGGAACTTCATTGCAGTACCAGGAGTTCACGTGGGAAGAAATTGAGGCTGCGTGTTCTTCGTTTTCTGAAGATCTTAAAATTGGAACCGGAGGAAATGGGACCGTATACAAATCAAGCTTTCATCATATGGTTGCTGCCGTCAAAGTTCTTCATTCTCAAGAAGCTCATAGAACCAAACAATTTCAACAAGAG CTTGAAGTATTGAGCAGAATCCGGCATCCTCATTTGCTTATTCTAATCGGTGCGTGTGTGGATCATGGCTGTTTGGTTTACGAGTACATGGAAAACGGGAGTTTGGACGAGCGATTATTTCGCAAAAACGACACACCACCGATCCCATGGTTCGACCGGTTCCGTATCGTGTGGGAAGTAGCATCAGCTCTAAACTTCCTTCATAATGCGAAACCGAAATCCATCGTTCATCGTGACCTAAAACCAGCAAATATACTGCTTGATAAAAATCTCGTGAGCAAAATAGGGGACGTTGGTCTTTCAACAATGCTTCAATCGGACTTCTCTTCCACATCCACCATTTACAAAGACACGAGTCCAGCAGGAACCCTTTGTTACATCGATCCAGAGTATCAACGAACAGGATTAGTGTTTCCAAAATCCGATGTATACGCTCTTGGTATGGTGATTTTGCAGCTGCTGACCGCAAGACCAGCAATTGCAGTTACTCATGTGGTGGAAACAGCTCTTGAAAACGATGAGTTAGGCAGTGTGTTGGATCAAGATGCAGGCGAATGGCCGATTGATGAAGCGAAAGAGTTAGCATATTTGGGGTTGAGCTGCGCTGAGCTTCGAAGAAAAGATAGACCAGATTTGAAAAACAAGGTTCTTCCTGTATTGGAACGACTAAAAGTAGTCGCAGATGCAGCTCAAAGATCCACCTCCATGACGCGACCCACCCCTCCTAACCACTTCATATGCCCAATACGCAAG GATGTTATGGTTGATCCATGTGTTGCTGCTGATGGCTATACGTACGATCGCAGGGCGATAGAGCAATGGCTTGAAGAGAGTGATAGCTCCCCGATGACTAATTTACCGTTGACGAGTAGGAGCTTAACGCCTAATTACACGCTTCTTTCGGCAATCATGGAGTGGAAATCAACCACCTAA
- the LOC110869152 gene encoding U-box domain-containing protein 35 isoform X4, with amino-acid sequence MEDGKITALDNLATPSYLVVALAVNGSKKNKYVVKWALDKFVPEGMLLFRLFFIRPKITRIPTPMGLVPVSQVREDLVIAYRKEVECETYEKLLPFKNMCATRKVEVDIVQIESDDVVDAIKQEIIKHKINKLVIGASSKGIFSRAADSETIGSSKDDSNSSDSSSVTSSSFLTPSSRTEWTDQGSATSYSQSFSNSLPMQRFEALSSINRTLLKKTPLESSENKFLESCEGDDATVSNASNPDYFNENSIVSSSRSFRTESQSWTSDQDSIPDAPSEIALENQPEIQDNSINFELEKLRVELRHVRGMYAIAQSESLDASRKLNDVQKLQLEESTKLKDLEVKEQEAKSLAEEEKKQHEAAKRLAKYAKECIRREAALRKEAEETALRDSRDKEKFQHAITGTSLQYQEFTWEEIEAACSSFSEDLKIGTGGNGTVYKSSFHHMVAAVKVLHSQEAHRTKQFQQELEVLSRIRHPHLLILIGACVDHGCLVYEYMENGSLDERLFRKNDTPPIPWFDRFRIVWEVASALNFLHNAKPKSIVHRDLKPANILLDKNLVSKIGDVGLSTMLQSDFSSTSTIYKDTSPAGTLCYIDPEYQRTGLVFPKSDVYALGMVILQLLTARPAIAVTHVVETALENDELGSVLDQDAGEWPIDEAKELAYLGLSCAELRRKDRPDLKNKVLPVLERLKVVADAAQRSTSMTRPTPPNHFICPIRKDVMVDPCVAADGYTYDRRAIEQWLEESDSSPMTNLPLTSRSLTPNYTLLSAIMEWKSTT; translated from the exons ATGGAGGATGGAAAGATTACAGCGTTAGATAATTTAGCAACACCTTCGTATTTGGTCGTCGCTTTAGCGGTCAATGGAAGTAAGAAAAACAAATATGTTGTTAAATGGGCATTGGATAAGTTTGTTCCAGAGGGTATGCTTCTGTTCAGATTGTTCTTCATTCGACCGAAAATCACCAGAATTCCGACACCAA tggGTTTGGTTCCAGTTTCACAAGTGCGAGAGGATTTGGTGATTGCTTACAGGAAGGAAGTCGAATGCGAGACGTACGAAAAACTCCTTCCTTTCAAGAACATGTGTGCTACGAGAAAG GTGGAGGTAGATATCGTGCAAATTGAATCAGATGATGTTGTAGATGCAATAAAACAAGAAATTATAAAACACAAGATTAATAAACTAGTAATTGGAGCTTCATCAAAAGGCATATTCTCAAG GGCTGCTGATTCGGAAACCATTGGATCCAGTAAAGATGACAGCAATAGTAGTGATTCAAGCTCGGTCACCAGTTCTTCATTTCTAACCCCAAGCTCCCGAACAG AATGGACAGACCAAGGCTCTGCTACATCTTATTCCCAATCCTTTTCAAATTCGCTACCAATGCAACGTTTTGAAGCACTTTCATCCATAAATCGTACCCTTCTAAAAAAAACTCCTTTAGAAAGTTCCGAAAATAAGTTTCTTGAAAGTTGTGAAGGAGACGATGCAACGGTTTCCAATGCCAGTAATCCTGATTATTTTAATGAAAATAGTATAGTTTCGAGCAGTAGAAGCTTCCGGACTGAAAGCCAGTCTTGGACATCTGATCAAGATTCAATACCAGATGCACCTTCAGAAATTGCACTAGAAAATCAACCAGAAATTCAG GATAATAGTATTAACTTTGAGCTGGAAAAACTGAGAGTTGAACTCAGGCATGTTCGCGGGATGTATGCAATTGCGCAAAGCGAGTCCCTTGATGCATCTCGAAAG CTGAATGATGTTCAGAAACTGCAACTAGAGGAATCAACTAAACTCAAAGATTTAGAGGTTAAAGAACAAGAAGCAAAATCATTAGCCGAAGAAGAGAAGAAGCAACACGAAGCCGCTAAAAGACTAGCTAAGTATGCAAAAGAATGCATCAGAAGAGAAGCTGCTCTAAGAAAAGAAGCAGAAGAGACGGCATTAAGAGATTCCCGAGATAAAGAAAAGTTTCAACATGCCATAACCGGAACTTCATTGCAGTACCAGGAGTTCACGTGGGAAGAAATTGAGGCTGCGTGTTCTTCGTTTTCTGAAGATCTTAAAATTGGAACCGGAGGAAATGGGACCGTATACAAATCAAGCTTTCATCATATGGTTGCTGCCGTCAAAGTTCTTCATTCTCAAGAAGCTCATAGAACCAAACAATTTCAACAAGAG CTTGAAGTATTGAGCAGAATCCGGCATCCTCATTTGCTTATTCTAATCGGTGCGTGTGTGGATCATGGCTGTTTGGTTTACGAGTACATGGAAAACGGGAGTTTGGACGAGCGATTATTTCGCAAAAACGACACACCACCGATCCCATGGTTCGACCGGTTCCGTATCGTGTGGGAAGTAGCATCAGCTCTAAACTTCCTTCATAATGCGAAACCGAAATCCATCGTTCATCGTGACCTAAAACCAGCAAATATACTGCTTGATAAAAATCTCGTGAGCAAAATAGGGGACGTTGGTCTTTCAACAATGCTTCAATCGGACTTCTCTTCCACATCCACCATTTACAAAGACACGAGTCCAGCAGGAACCCTTTGTTACATCGATCCAGAGTATCAACGAACAGGATTAGTGTTTCCAAAATCCGATGTATACGCTCTTGGTATGGTGATTTTGCAGCTGCTGACCGCAAGACCAGCAATTGCAGTTACTCATGTGGTGGAAACAGCTCTTGAAAACGATGAGTTAGGCAGTGTGTTGGATCAAGATGCAGGCGAATGGCCGATTGATGAAGCGAAAGAGTTAGCATATTTGGGGTTGAGCTGCGCTGAGCTTCGAAGAAAAGATAGACCAGATTTGAAAAACAAGGTTCTTCCTGTATTGGAACGACTAAAAGTAGTCGCAGATGCAGCTCAAAGATCCACCTCCATGACGCGACCCACCCCTCCTAACCACTTCATATGCCCAATACGCAAG GATGTTATGGTTGATCCATGTGTTGCTGCTGATGGCTATACGTACGATCGCAGGGCGATAGAGCAATGGCTTGAAGAGAGTGATAGCTCCCCGATGACTAATTTACCGTTGACGAGTAGGAGCTTAACGCCTAATTACACGCTTCTTTCGGCAATCATGGAGTGGAAATCAACCACCTAA
- the LOC110869152 gene encoding U-box domain-containing protein 35 isoform X1: MEDGKITALDNLATPSYLVVALAVNGSKKNKYVVKWALDKFVPEGMLLFRLFFIRPKITRIPTPSEFPNKVGLVPVSQVREDLVIAYRKEVECETYEKLLPFKNMCATRKVEVDIVQIESDDVVDAIKQEIIKHKINKLVIGASSKGIFSRGQNLSSRISESIPSFCTVYVISKGVLSSLRAADSETIGSSKDDSNSSDSSSVTSSSFLTPSSRTEWTDQGSATSYSQSFSNSLPMQRFEALSSINRTLLKKTPLESSENKFLESCEGDDATVSNASNPDYFNENSIVSSSRSFRTESQSWTSDQDSIPDAPSEIALENQPEIQDNSINFELEKLRVELRHVRGMYAIAQSESLDASRKLNDVQKLQLEESTKLKDLEVKEQEAKSLAEEEKKQHEAAKRLAKYAKECIRREAALRKEAEETALRDSRDKEKFQHAITGTSLQYQEFTWEEIEAACSSFSEDLKIGTGGNGTVYKSSFHHMVAAVKVLHSQEAHRTKQFQQELEVLSRIRHPHLLILIGACVDHGCLVYEYMENGSLDERLFRKNDTPPIPWFDRFRIVWEVASALNFLHNAKPKSIVHRDLKPANILLDKNLVSKIGDVGLSTMLQSDFSSTSTIYKDTSPAGTLCYIDPEYQRTGLVFPKSDVYALGMVILQLLTARPAIAVTHVVETALENDELGSVLDQDAGEWPIDEAKELAYLGLSCAELRRKDRPDLKNKVLPVLERLKVVADAAQRSTSMTRPTPPNHFICPIRKDVMVDPCVAADGYTYDRRAIEQWLEESDSSPMTNLPLTSRSLTPNYTLLSAIMEWKSTT; this comes from the exons ATGGAGGATGGAAAGATTACAGCGTTAGATAATTTAGCAACACCTTCGTATTTGGTCGTCGCTTTAGCGGTCAATGGAAGTAAGAAAAACAAATATGTTGTTAAATGGGCATTGGATAAGTTTGTTCCAGAGGGTATGCTTCTGTTCAGATTGTTCTTCATTCGACCGAAAATCACCAGAATTCCGACACCAAGTGAGTTTCCTAATAAAG tggGTTTGGTTCCAGTTTCACAAGTGCGAGAGGATTTGGTGATTGCTTACAGGAAGGAAGTCGAATGCGAGACGTACGAAAAACTCCTTCCTTTCAAGAACATGTGTGCTACGAGAAAG GTGGAGGTAGATATCGTGCAAATTGAATCAGATGATGTTGTAGATGCAATAAAACAAGAAATTATAAAACACAAGATTAATAAACTAGTAATTGGAGCTTCATCAAAAGGCATATTCTCAAG GGGGCAGAATTTGTCGTCAAGAATCTCTGAAAGCATTCCGAGCTTTTGTACGGTTTATGTTATTTCAAAAGGGGTATTATCTTCACTCAGGGCTGCTGATTCGGAAACCATTGGATCCAGTAAAGATGACAGCAATAGTAGTGATTCAAGCTCGGTCACCAGTTCTTCATTTCTAACCCCAAGCTCCCGAACAG AATGGACAGACCAAGGCTCTGCTACATCTTATTCCCAATCCTTTTCAAATTCGCTACCAATGCAACGTTTTGAAGCACTTTCATCCATAAATCGTACCCTTCTAAAAAAAACTCCTTTAGAAAGTTCCGAAAATAAGTTTCTTGAAAGTTGTGAAGGAGACGATGCAACGGTTTCCAATGCCAGTAATCCTGATTATTTTAATGAAAATAGTATAGTTTCGAGCAGTAGAAGCTTCCGGACTGAAAGCCAGTCTTGGACATCTGATCAAGATTCAATACCAGATGCACCTTCAGAAATTGCACTAGAAAATCAACCAGAAATTCAG GATAATAGTATTAACTTTGAGCTGGAAAAACTGAGAGTTGAACTCAGGCATGTTCGCGGGATGTATGCAATTGCGCAAAGCGAGTCCCTTGATGCATCTCGAAAG CTGAATGATGTTCAGAAACTGCAACTAGAGGAATCAACTAAACTCAAAGATTTAGAGGTTAAAGAACAAGAAGCAAAATCATTAGCCGAAGAAGAGAAGAAGCAACACGAAGCCGCTAAAAGACTAGCTAAGTATGCAAAAGAATGCATCAGAAGAGAAGCTGCTCTAAGAAAAGAAGCAGAAGAGACGGCATTAAGAGATTCCCGAGATAAAGAAAAGTTTCAACATGCCATAACCGGAACTTCATTGCAGTACCAGGAGTTCACGTGGGAAGAAATTGAGGCTGCGTGTTCTTCGTTTTCTGAAGATCTTAAAATTGGAACCGGAGGAAATGGGACCGTATACAAATCAAGCTTTCATCATATGGTTGCTGCCGTCAAAGTTCTTCATTCTCAAGAAGCTCATAGAACCAAACAATTTCAACAAGAG CTTGAAGTATTGAGCAGAATCCGGCATCCTCATTTGCTTATTCTAATCGGTGCGTGTGTGGATCATGGCTGTTTGGTTTACGAGTACATGGAAAACGGGAGTTTGGACGAGCGATTATTTCGCAAAAACGACACACCACCGATCCCATGGTTCGACCGGTTCCGTATCGTGTGGGAAGTAGCATCAGCTCTAAACTTCCTTCATAATGCGAAACCGAAATCCATCGTTCATCGTGACCTAAAACCAGCAAATATACTGCTTGATAAAAATCTCGTGAGCAAAATAGGGGACGTTGGTCTTTCAACAATGCTTCAATCGGACTTCTCTTCCACATCCACCATTTACAAAGACACGAGTCCAGCAGGAACCCTTTGTTACATCGATCCAGAGTATCAACGAACAGGATTAGTGTTTCCAAAATCCGATGTATACGCTCTTGGTATGGTGATTTTGCAGCTGCTGACCGCAAGACCAGCAATTGCAGTTACTCATGTGGTGGAAACAGCTCTTGAAAACGATGAGTTAGGCAGTGTGTTGGATCAAGATGCAGGCGAATGGCCGATTGATGAAGCGAAAGAGTTAGCATATTTGGGGTTGAGCTGCGCTGAGCTTCGAAGAAAAGATAGACCAGATTTGAAAAACAAGGTTCTTCCTGTATTGGAACGACTAAAAGTAGTCGCAGATGCAGCTCAAAGATCCACCTCCATGACGCGACCCACCCCTCCTAACCACTTCATATGCCCAATACGCAAG GATGTTATGGTTGATCCATGTGTTGCTGCTGATGGCTATACGTACGATCGCAGGGCGATAGAGCAATGGCTTGAAGAGAGTGATAGCTCCCCGATGACTAATTTACCGTTGACGAGTAGGAGCTTAACGCCTAATTACACGCTTCTTTCGGCAATCATGGAGTGGAAATCAACCACCTAA